In Bacillus sp. SB49, a single window of DNA contains:
- a CDS encoding DUF294 nucleotidyltransferase-like domain-containing protein yields MLDTYEALREYREMRLQSVLYGHKELHALHDRLITRTFRLARRQVAKEQGDPPAPFAFYLMGSAGRGEQSVWSDQDHGILFSGEDHLQGYFLRLGEEVSRGLEVVGYDRCEGEVMASNPLWCQSTVRFKEQIRSWLEAEDWQTLRHFTIFFDSRVLHGDPVLLGEVKAHAFSQLQKAPHLYKRLYENMEFMKKGTGVFGQLLTEQTGEGKGKINVKETVYFPYVNALRILALCEGIYPPSTLERFRALLSYYPSLSEYEDDFRKLLEYRIQWGRDADHYENVHLISPSILDKEEKQLLKRWMKHGKQLVSETRHHIRGGG; encoded by the coding sequence ATGTTGGATACTTATGAAGCTTTAAGAGAGTATCGGGAGATGAGATTGCAGTCTGTTCTTTATGGTCATAAGGAACTGCACGCACTTCATGATCGTTTGATTACAAGGACGTTTCGTCTGGCCAGGCGGCAGGTAGCGAAAGAGCAGGGTGATCCCCCTGCTCCTTTTGCTTTCTATTTAATGGGTAGTGCCGGCAGAGGTGAGCAGTCGGTTTGGAGCGATCAGGATCACGGCATTCTTTTTTCAGGAGAGGACCATCTACAGGGGTACTTCCTGCGTCTTGGAGAAGAAGTGAGCCGTGGGTTGGAAGTTGTTGGTTATGATCGGTGTGAAGGAGAAGTCATGGCTTCCAATCCGCTATGGTGTCAAAGTACAGTTCGGTTCAAGGAACAAATTCGCAGTTGGCTCGAAGCGGAAGATTGGCAGACACTGCGCCATTTTACAATATTTTTTGATTCGAGGGTGCTGCATGGGGATCCTGTTCTGTTGGGAGAGGTAAAGGCCCATGCGTTTTCACAATTGCAAAAGGCCCCTCACCTTTATAAACGCTTGTATGAAAATATGGAATTCATGAAAAAAGGGACAGGAGTATTTGGTCAGCTTTTGACGGAACAGACAGGGGAGGGAAAAGGAAAAATTAACGTGAAAGAAACCGTTTATTTTCCTTATGTGAACGCTTTGAGAATTCTGGCACTATGTGAAGGCATCTATCCACCTTCCACCCTGGAGAGATTCCGTGCGCTGTTATCGTATTACCCAAGCCTCTCCGAATATGAAGATGACTTTCGGAAGTTGTTGGAATACCGAATTCAATGGGGTCGGGATGCGGATCATTATGAAAACGTACATCTGATTTCTCCTTCTATTTTGGATAAAGAAGAAAAACAGTTGTTAAAGCGATGGATGAAGCATGGGAAGCAGTTGGTGTCAGAAACGCGGCACCACATAAGGGGAGGAGGATAA
- a CDS encoding type IA DNA topoisomerase, whose amino-acid sequence MNTVVILAEKPSQAKAYADAFQVKEKTKTHIVIKPDPIFPEGAVITWGIGHLAELKEPHDYKKEWKTWKLDELPIIPDNFREKVQAGKSAQFRAVKSWFQAADMIINAADVDREGSNIFYSILRLTGVRHKPIKRLWINSLEKDEVRKGFQNLQSNERDLLMFQEAKARQISDWIVGINASRLFSLLMQQKGFAGSLSIGRVQSPTVYMIYQRQMEIEQFVSTPFYQLEGTFTSRQGTYKGMAEVKADKKDVVEELLIKHNIEEGARAAGSVQTVEKKRKHIKSPKLHSLSTLQSTANRKWKYSPSHVLKTVQKLYEKKLVSYPRTDSQHITKSEFSYLRNNLEGYQQSMGVTFQPSSTYPKKRYVDDGKVQEHYAIVPTKKVPTASAIERLTRDETNLYKEVVLTTLAMFHEDYIYEETTIKTEVQELLFTSVGRVEVQKGWKELFPTGKKTNDEDILPPVKPDEGVEAVVHIKEGMTKPPKPYTEGQLINMMKTCGKYIEDEADHEILKEVEGLGTEATRSGIIETIKVQKYIEVKKNIVSITEKGRMLCEAIDGTLLSSPAMTAKWETYLKKIGNGQGSSDSFLKQTGQFIHKLIEETPGQVEKVKVRAAAQTRTGEAIAQCPACKQGGVMDRGRFYGCSAYKEGCKLSFPKRIAGKTLTKHMIKTLCEKRKTRVLKGFKGKKKFNAALLLDEKNKIKFDFENKTKDNK is encoded by the coding sequence ATGAACACGGTAGTTATATTGGCGGAAAAGCCTTCCCAGGCGAAGGCATATGCAGACGCCTTTCAAGTGAAAGAAAAAACGAAAACCCATATTGTCATAAAACCGGACCCCATTTTTCCGGAAGGGGCTGTTATCACTTGGGGGATTGGTCATCTTGCAGAATTAAAGGAACCCCACGATTATAAGAAAGAATGGAAAACGTGGAAATTGGACGAACTGCCGATCATTCCTGATAATTTCCGTGAAAAGGTACAGGCAGGAAAAAGCGCTCAATTCCGGGCGGTGAAGAGCTGGTTCCAGGCGGCGGACATGATTATTAATGCTGCGGACGTCGATCGGGAAGGATCGAATATTTTTTACAGTATACTCCGTCTCACAGGGGTACGTCATAAACCAATTAAGCGTTTGTGGATCAATTCCCTGGAGAAAGATGAAGTCAGGAAAGGATTCCAAAACCTCCAGTCGAACGAACGGGATCTGTTAATGTTCCAGGAAGCCAAGGCAAGGCAGATCAGCGACTGGATCGTCGGCATTAATGCGAGCCGGTTGTTTTCTCTTTTAATGCAGCAAAAAGGTTTTGCCGGAAGTCTCTCGATCGGAAGGGTGCAGTCCCCGACCGTTTATATGATCTACCAAAGGCAGATGGAGATAGAGCAATTCGTTTCTACCCCCTTTTATCAGCTCGAAGGGACCTTTACATCCCGGCAGGGGACTTATAAAGGGATGGCTGAGGTTAAAGCAGATAAGAAAGATGTCGTGGAGGAGCTGTTAATAAAACATAACATCGAGGAAGGTGCCCGGGCAGCAGGAAGCGTGCAGACGGTGGAGAAAAAACGAAAACATATTAAATCTCCGAAGCTTCATTCCTTATCGACCCTGCAGAGTACGGCGAACCGAAAATGGAAGTACAGCCCTTCCCATGTGTTGAAGACCGTGCAGAAGCTGTATGAGAAGAAGCTGGTCTCCTACCCGAGAACCGACAGCCAGCACATAACAAAAAGTGAGTTCAGTTACCTGCGCAATAATCTGGAAGGGTATCAGCAGTCGATGGGAGTGACGTTCCAACCGTCCTCTACCTATCCAAAGAAGCGGTACGTCGATGATGGAAAAGTACAGGAGCACTATGCTATCGTCCCCACGAAGAAGGTGCCGACTGCGTCTGCTATAGAACGCCTCACACGCGATGAGACAAACTTATACAAAGAAGTAGTCCTGACGACACTCGCCATGTTTCATGAGGATTATATTTATGAAGAGACAACGATTAAGACGGAAGTTCAGGAACTGCTGTTCACCTCCGTTGGGAGAGTAGAAGTACAGAAGGGCTGGAAGGAATTGTTTCCGACTGGGAAGAAAACAAACGACGAGGACATCCTCCCGCCTGTAAAGCCGGATGAAGGCGTGGAAGCTGTTGTACATATTAAAGAAGGAATGACGAAGCCGCCGAAGCCGTACACCGAGGGGCAGCTGATCAACATGATGAAGACGTGCGGAAAGTATATCGAGGATGAAGCGGATCATGAGATTTTGAAAGAGGTGGAAGGGCTAGGAACAGAGGCCACCCGTTCAGGGATCATCGAGACAATTAAAGTACAGAAGTACATCGAAGTGAAGAAGAACATCGTCAGCATTACAGAGAAAGGCCGTATGCTCTGCGAAGCGATCGACGGTACATTATTGTCGAGTCCGGCCATGACGGCGAAGTGGGAGACGTATTTGAAGAAAATCGGGAACGGACAAGGTTCCAGTGACTCATTTCTTAAGCAGACGGGACAATTCATTCATAAGCTTATAGAAGAAACGCCGGGTCAAGTAGAAAAAGTGAAAGTACGCGCAGCTGCTCAAACAAGAACGGGGGAAGCCATCGCGCAATGTCCAGCCTGTAAGCAGGGAGGCGTGATGGATCGAGGACGGTTCTACGGATGCTCCGCCTACAAAGAGGGATGTAAGCTTTCTTTTCCCAAGCGGATCGCCGGAAAGACGCTTACAAAGCATATGATTAAAACGCTCTGCGAGAAACGGAAGACGAGAGTTCTGAAGGGTTTCAAAGGGAAGAAAAAATTTAATGCAGCGCTGCTTCTGGATGAAAAGAACAAGATAAAATTTGATTTTGAGAATAAAACGAAAGACAATAAGTAA
- a CDS encoding ammonium transporter, with protein MDSTFLMNNLWIIVCTILVLLMQGGFILLEAGSTRMKNAGHIAGKTVFTVGIVSLVFWAVGYGLIYGEGNAIIGFSDFFFGDATTMGEGLAGSVDFMFQLAFAAIAMTIAFGGFAERAKLIAYVIFAVLFSVIIYPVIAHWIWGGGWLAEHGKQDFAGSTVVHLTGAMAALAATMILKPRIGKYNKDGSSNEIAGHNQVFTALGVLLLWVGWFGFNAGSTFGVADAFFGYVALNTQLAAGAGAVGAMLMVWVITGKADVPTTLNGALAGLVAITASCAFVEPWAAVVIGLIGGAFVFFSMRFFDKRRIDDPIFALSVHGTVGVWGTLSNGLFATPELATVGRPGLFYGGGFEQLGVQLLGVVSCGLYAFIVSYIILKVMDKSMGGLRVTEEEEIMGLDLSEHGGYGYPENLTPPKTGA; from the coding sequence ATGGATTCAACGTTTCTTATGAATAATTTATGGATCATCGTTTGTACAATCCTCGTATTACTGATGCAGGGAGGATTCATTTTACTGGAAGCAGGCTCAACGAGAATGAAGAACGCGGGACACATTGCTGGCAAAACAGTTTTCACTGTAGGGATTGTTTCTTTAGTTTTCTGGGCTGTCGGTTACGGTCTTATCTACGGTGAGGGCAATGCCATCATTGGATTTTCTGATTTCTTTTTCGGTGATGCCACAACGATGGGCGAGGGGCTTGCCGGTTCGGTTGATTTCATGTTCCAACTCGCCTTTGCGGCCATTGCTATGACTATTGCCTTTGGGGGGTTCGCTGAGCGTGCCAAGTTGATCGCTTATGTCATATTCGCTGTTTTGTTTTCCGTTATCATCTATCCTGTCATTGCTCACTGGATCTGGGGCGGCGGATGGCTAGCCGAGCATGGAAAGCAGGATTTCGCAGGATCGACAGTCGTCCATTTGACAGGTGCCATGGCCGCGCTTGCGGCTACGATGATCCTTAAACCGAGGATCGGCAAATACAATAAGGACGGATCATCCAATGAAATTGCGGGACATAACCAAGTATTCACGGCGCTTGGGGTACTGCTTCTTTGGGTGGGATGGTTCGGATTTAATGCGGGAAGTACCTTCGGGGTGGCAGATGCTTTCTTCGGATATGTTGCTTTGAACACGCAGCTTGCAGCTGGGGCAGGTGCGGTTGGAGCCATGCTGATGGTGTGGGTGATCACGGGTAAAGCAGATGTGCCGACAACGCTGAACGGCGCATTGGCAGGGTTGGTCGCCATTACGGCTTCCTGTGCCTTTGTTGAGCCATGGGCGGCTGTCGTTATCGGTTTGATTGGCGGTGCGTTTGTATTCTTCAGTATGCGTTTCTTTGACAAACGTAGAATTGACGATCCTATCTTTGCTCTTTCTGTTCACGGAACGGTCGGAGTATGGGGGACGTTGTCCAACGGTCTTTTCGCTACTCCGGAATTGGCGACCGTCGGGCGCCCCGGGTTGTTTTACGGCGGCGGGTTTGAACAACTTGGAGTCCAGCTTTTAGGTGTCGTAAGCTGTGGACTTTATGCATTCATCGTTTCCTATATTATCCTGAAGGTCATGGATAAATCGATGGGAGGCTTGCGCGTAACGGAAGAGGAAGAAATTATGGGTCTTGACTTGAGTGAGCATGGAGGATATGGATATCCAGAGAACCTGACACCTCCGAAAACGGGTGCTTAA
- a CDS encoding exonuclease domain-containing protein, with translation MNPFFQFVKDLSGRLGSGFSSLNEKDPTSVAYMRNLERQMKEKDVLSLPFNDLPITVFDLETTGFHPYNGDRILSIGAVKVKRGEVVKEDTFYSLVSSEVPPSDEITQLTGITEEMIHGAPSLQEVLREFYTYIKDDVLVAHHASHEKQFMQHATWLALKKKFQHRLVDTSFLTRLTLSEEHQLSLDACCDVYGITNEQRHHALHDAVAAAEIWVESARLVQGQGYSNLNDVYERLANMED, from the coding sequence ATGAACCCCTTCTTTCAATTCGTAAAGGATCTTTCCGGGAGATTGGGGAGCGGTTTCTCTTCCTTGAATGAGAAGGATCCGACGAGTGTGGCCTATATGAGGAATCTGGAGCGTCAAATGAAAGAGAAGGATGTGCTCTCTCTTCCGTTTAATGACCTTCCGATTACAGTTTTTGACTTAGAAACAACCGGATTTCATCCATATAACGGGGACCGCATCCTGTCCATCGGCGCCGTAAAGGTCAAAAGAGGAGAGGTAGTGAAGGAGGATACCTTCTATTCCCTCGTCTCCTCAGAGGTTCCGCCATCGGATGAAATCACGCAGCTTACGGGAATTACGGAAGAAATGATCCATGGCGCCCCGTCTCTCCAAGAGGTCCTTCGAGAGTTTTATACGTATATTAAGGATGATGTACTCGTAGCGCATCATGCATCCCATGAGAAACAGTTCATGCAGCATGCCACGTGGCTTGCATTAAAGAAGAAGTTTCAGCATCGACTCGTCGATACTTCTTTTCTGACGAGACTCACCCTTAGTGAGGAACACCAACTTAGTTTGGATGCCTGTTGTGACGTTTATGGTATAACGAATGAACAGAGGCACCATGCCCTGCACGATGCGGTAGCAGCAGCGGAAATTTGGGTGGAAAGCGCGCGGCTCGTTCAAGGGCAGGGATATTCCAACTTGAACGATGTCTACGAAAGACTTGCCAATATGGAAGATTGA
- a CDS encoding BCCT family transporter: MKNVSSVFWYGIAICALVIIWGAVGPEHLQHVTESITAFVSDRFGWYYLLLVVLILIFCVYLIFSRFNTIKLGKESDEPDFNLPTWFAMLFSAGLGMGLVFWTTAEPISHAFINSPIAEEGSDEAIKQSLQFSFFHWGIHAWAIYALTALVLAYFRFYKGYSGLISPTLIPLFGEERMNGPLGKAVDTMAVVATVVGVAAILGFGSAQINEGLAFLFNVPTNFTVQLIILTVSTVLFLASAWSGVSKGIKYLSNANMGLGFLLMIMLFIVGPTLYILNMFTSSIGSYIANFVDMSFRIAPLDEDGRSWINDWTLFYWAWWISWAPFVGIFIARISKGRTVKEFMLGVLLVPSLICFIFFTVFGVSALNLEQLGIEKISQFPVETATFATLQHYHLGTVMSFLTLFVIAIFFITSADSATFVLGMLSTGGSMNPPGFVKILWGVSLSAMAAIIVYFGGTQGLQNVLIVAAFPFSIILMLMGVSFYKAINAEVKRKKRKRKRTHKKELS, translated from the coding sequence TTGAAAAATGTATCTAGTGTATTTTGGTATGGCATCGCCATCTGTGCGCTTGTCATCATTTGGGGGGCTGTCGGCCCTGAACATTTACAACATGTAACAGAATCAATAACTGCGTTTGTTTCCGATCGTTTCGGCTGGTATTATCTACTTCTCGTCGTTTTGATTTTAATTTTTTGTGTGTACCTTATTTTCTCGAGGTTCAATACGATTAAATTAGGAAAGGAATCAGACGAACCCGATTTCAATCTTCCGACATGGTTTGCTATGTTATTTAGCGCAGGGTTGGGAATGGGACTTGTGTTCTGGACGACCGCCGAACCCATTTCCCACGCATTCATCAACAGCCCGATTGCGGAAGAAGGAAGTGACGAAGCGATTAAGCAATCGCTTCAGTTTTCGTTTTTCCATTGGGGCATCCACGCCTGGGCGATTTACGCCTTGACTGCCCTCGTCCTTGCCTACTTCCGTTTTTACAAAGGTTACTCCGGCCTGATCAGCCCGACGCTCATTCCTCTCTTCGGTGAAGAACGAATGAACGGACCGCTCGGGAAGGCTGTGGATACGATGGCTGTTGTAGCTACTGTCGTAGGGGTCGCAGCCATACTAGGTTTCGGTTCTGCTCAAATCAACGAGGGACTCGCCTTTCTGTTCAACGTTCCGACCAACTTCACGGTACAGCTGATTATCCTTACTGTATCAACAGTCCTGTTCCTTGCGTCAGCATGGTCCGGTGTAAGTAAAGGAATCAAATATTTGAGTAATGCCAATATGGGACTCGGTTTCCTACTTATGATCATGCTGTTCATCGTTGGTCCGACCCTGTACATCCTGAATATGTTTACTTCTTCTATCGGGAGTTATATCGCAAATTTCGTAGATATGAGCTTCCGGATCGCTCCCCTTGATGAAGACGGCCGAAGCTGGATTAATGACTGGACTCTCTTCTATTGGGCATGGTGGATCTCCTGGGCACCATTCGTCGGTATATTCATTGCCCGTATATCTAAAGGAAGAACCGTTAAAGAATTCATGCTTGGGGTTCTACTCGTCCCATCATTGATCTGCTTCATTTTCTTCACCGTGTTCGGTGTTTCTGCATTGAACCTGGAGCAGTTGGGCATAGAGAAAATCTCACAATTCCCAGTTGAAACGGCGACGTTTGCAACGTTACAGCATTATCATCTCGGTACAGTTATGTCATTCCTTACACTGTTTGTCATAGCAATATTCTTCATTACATCCGCCGATTCAGCGACATTTGTCCTGGGGATGCTTTCTACAGGGGGATCCATGAACCCTCCGGGATTCGTCAAAATCCTTTGGGGTGTTTCGCTGTCAGCGATGGCAGCCATCATCGTGTATTTCGGCGGAACACAGGGGCTGCAAAACGTCCTGATCGTCGCTGCTTTTCCATTCTCCATTATTCTTATGTTAATGGGCGTATCTTTCTATAAAGCAATAAACGCTGAAGTAAAAAGAAAGAAACGAAAGAGAAAACGCACCCATAAAAAAGAGCTGTCCTAA
- a CDS encoding DUF2515 family protein, producing MLDGGRWLKKQLKQTLKAKGVSHPLSMKDKEIIEAIRKETVTANRNNCTRTAAYFQYYRNNPEMHWSLLAHLVSRNAGWNMTDLKGEYLPVLLSGKEQVDFFVFLERGNWLIFQDAYPQLLLYQYSRQIGRPLFHLLAPLGISAFMLPFWEKFWDDGNSERITKALIVNEQMYIEERVVQNHQYMQTVTDKVMFKLQDILDFNHILFPYETPNQKKTKLIGGTVHHFSAVDARVFFGKSLYHTLFSVKSRLEQITAWSEAHVHSGSRSDYWPDLFSLVKETPPGKVHELLESPCRRKHKGPKIYSPPLEQAWEDWTHQEAEPGDWFRNLTTLRWMKAKTKELDEDIESSYCRTIEEVEMAVTAKNTFKREEEA from the coding sequence ATGCTGGACGGCGGTCGCTGGTTGAAGAAACAATTGAAGCAAACGCTGAAAGCGAAGGGCGTCAGTCACCCCTTATCGATGAAGGATAAAGAGATCATCGAAGCCATCCGGAAAGAGACGGTAACGGCGAACCGGAACAACTGCACCAGAACTGCAGCATATTTCCAATATTATCGAAACAACCCGGAAATGCACTGGTCCCTGCTCGCTCACCTTGTTTCCAGAAATGCAGGGTGGAACATGACGGACCTTAAGGGGGAATATCTCCCTGTATTATTATCAGGAAAAGAACAAGTCGATTTCTTCGTGTTTTTGGAGCGGGGAAACTGGCTTATTTTTCAGGATGCTTATCCGCAATTGCTGTTGTATCAATACAGCAGGCAGATCGGCAGACCTCTCTTCCACCTGCTCGCTCCCCTCGGAATTTCTGCGTTCATGCTTCCTTTTTGGGAGAAGTTCTGGGACGATGGGAACAGTGAAAGAATCACCAAAGCCCTGATCGTTAACGAGCAGATGTATATTGAGGAACGTGTCGTCCAGAATCATCAATATATGCAGACCGTGACGGACAAAGTCATGTTTAAGCTGCAGGACATTCTTGACTTTAATCACATCCTATTCCCTTACGAGACTCCGAACCAGAAGAAAACAAAGCTGATTGGAGGAACGGTTCATCACTTCTCTGCCGTCGATGCGCGTGTCTTCTTCGGCAAGTCTTTATACCATACTCTTTTCTCTGTAAAGTCACGATTGGAGCAGATTACAGCGTGGTCAGAAGCACATGTGCATTCCGGATCACGAAGCGATTACTGGCCGGACTTGTTCAGCCTTGTAAAGGAAACACCACCAGGGAAGGTTCATGAGCTGTTAGAAAGTCCATGCAGAAGAAAGCATAAGGGTCCTAAAATATACAGCCCTCCACTTGAGCAGGCATGGGAAGACTGGACACATCAGGAAGCAGAGCCTGGAGACTGGTTCCGAAATTTAACCACCCTTCGCTGGATGAAAGCGAAAACAAAAGAGTTGGACGAGGACATCGAGTCCAGCTATTGTCGAACGATTGAAGAGGTGGAGATGGCTGTCACTGCCAAAAACACCTTTAAGAGGGAGGAAGAAGCCTGA
- a CDS encoding putative glycolipid-binding domain-containing protein: MEQKLLWTNFEDQGAEFVTIKHQKDYMQAEGTVLLVREERPVRIRYSIKLGSDWKTKKVKIYKEDREEPFVVQTEKEDKWYVNGCYDENMDGATNVDLSITPLSNMFPINRVSWEIGQKRTFKMVYIDVWKEEAAPVLQTYTYLGVDGGERVFQYKCREYETKIFVDESGVVMEYPRVFTLAASAQSEESGEKPPSTNETMAFHAFY, translated from the coding sequence ATGGAACAAAAGCTGTTGTGGACTAATTTTGAAGACCAGGGAGCAGAATTTGTGACGATCAAGCATCAGAAAGATTACATGCAGGCGGAAGGGACGGTCCTGCTGGTCCGTGAAGAGCGTCCTGTACGAATCAGATATTCGATCAAGCTCGGATCCGACTGGAAGACGAAGAAGGTGAAAATATATAAGGAGGACAGGGAGGAGCCGTTTGTCGTCCAGACGGAGAAGGAAGATAAATGGTATGTGAATGGGTGCTATGACGAGAATATGGATGGAGCTACGAATGTGGATCTGTCCATCACCCCTTTATCCAACATGTTTCCGATCAACCGGGTGTCGTGGGAGATCGGGCAGAAGCGGACGTTTAAGATGGTATATATCGACGTGTGGAAAGAAGAGGCTGCGCCTGTACTCCAGACCTACACGTATTTAGGCGTTGACGGCGGAGAACGGGTTTTCCAGTATAAATGCAGAGAATATGAAACAAAGATTTTTGTCGATGAAAGTGGAGTAGTCATGGAATATCCAAGGGTGTTTACCTTGGCTGCTTCTGCACAGTCGGAAGAGAGCGGGGAGAAGCCTCCTTCCACAAATGAAACCATGGCCTTCCACGCGTTTTATTAA
- a CDS encoding class I SAM-dependent methyltransferase — protein sequence MRKRGKNVEHVTEHNSKAWDKKVEEGVRYTASVSSLTVEEAKAGVWSIGVTADKQIPRNWFPPSMEGRKVLCLASGGGQQGPVLAAAGADVTVFDLSEKQLEQDRKVAKAESLSLQTVKGDMTNLSCFRDETFDLIIHPVSNVFIPDIRPVWGEASRVLKEKGVLISGFMNPVLYLFDEEKEAAGKLEVVHKIPYSPLEEEVREGEALEFGHTLEDQLQGQMDAGFVITDMYEDNFGDGRLVDSYIKTMMATRAVNVRL from the coding sequence ATGAGGAAGAGGGGGAAGAACGTGGAGCATGTAACAGAACATAACAGCAAAGCATGGGACAAGAAGGTTGAGGAAGGAGTCCGCTACACAGCATCGGTTTCCTCTCTTACTGTGGAAGAAGCGAAGGCAGGCGTCTGGTCGATCGGGGTAACGGCAGATAAGCAAATACCGAGAAACTGGTTCCCACCTTCCATGGAGGGGCGGAAGGTTCTTTGTTTAGCTTCAGGGGGAGGGCAGCAGGGCCCGGTACTTGCAGCCGCAGGAGCAGACGTCACGGTTTTCGATCTGTCGGAGAAGCAGCTGGAGCAGGATCGTAAAGTTGCAAAAGCCGAATCGCTCTCTTTGCAAACAGTGAAAGGGGATATGACAAATCTGTCCTGTTTCCGTGATGAAACGTTCGATTTGATCATCCATCCCGTGTCTAATGTATTTATTCCTGACATTCGTCCCGTTTGGGGGGAAGCCTCCCGCGTACTGAAAGAAAAAGGGGTGCTTATCTCCGGGTTTATGAATCCAGTGCTATATCTGTTCGATGAGGAAAAAGAAGCGGCAGGCAAGTTGGAAGTGGTACATAAGATTCCATATTCTCCGCTGGAGGAAGAAGTACGAGAAGGCGAAGCGCTCGAATTCGGCCATACGCTGGAGGACCAGCTCCAGGGACAGATGGATGCCGGCTTCGTAATCACGGATATGTATGAAGACAACTTCGGGGACGGGAGGCTGGTCGATTCTTACATCAAGACGATGATGGCGACAAGGGCAGTGAATGTTAGGCTTTAG
- a CDS encoding VOC family protein — protein sequence MKGRMRVGTIYLPVCDVKRAKEWYEEKVGIRSHFVDRDKAIFDFANLSFFLVRSPSGQTSDFIDAEGVVRPSLTLEVDGVTELEEFRTRLIAAGVSVGELEDRGHPGRNFIFFDLDGNRIDVWSGSGEYK from the coding sequence TTGAAGGGCAGGATGCGAGTGGGAACCATTTATTTACCAGTTTGTGATGTGAAGAGAGCGAAGGAGTGGTATGAAGAGAAGGTGGGCATCCGCAGTCATTTTGTGGATAGAGATAAAGCGATCTTCGACTTTGCCAATTTGAGCTTCTTTCTTGTACGTTCTCCATCGGGGCAGACGTCTGATTTTATTGACGCGGAAGGAGTTGTGCGTCCGTCTCTTACGCTGGAAGTGGATGGGGTCACAGAGTTGGAGGAATTTCGAACCCGTTTAATCGCCGCGGGCGTTTCGGTTGGGGAGTTGGAAGACAGGGGGCACCCGGGCAGAAATTTTATCTTCTTCGATTTGGACGGTAACAGGATTGATGTATGGAGTGGGAGTGGAGAGTATAAGTGA